A genomic segment from Mastomys coucha isolate ucsf_1 unplaced genomic scaffold, UCSF_Mcou_1 pScaffold7, whole genome shotgun sequence encodes:
- the Slc35b3 gene encoding adenosine 3'-phospho 5'-phosphosulfate transporter 2 isoform X1 — protein sequence MDRIQPRNAEERVQEVQLAEERQDPAVEKSRDKVAGLECDKAETMDLKFNNSRKYVSITVPSKTQTMSPHIKSVEDVVVLGMNLSKFNKLTQFLICVAGVFVFYLIYGYLQELIFSVDGFKPYGWYLTLVQFAFYSIFGLIELQLTQDKRRRIPGKTYMIIAFLTVGTMGLSNTSLGYLNYPTQVIFKCCKLIPVMLGGVFIQGKRYNLADVSAAVCMSLGLIWFTLADSTIAPNFNLTGVMLISLALCADAVIGNVQEKAMKLHNASNSEMVLYSYSIGFVYILLGLSCTSGLGPAVAFCSKNPVRTYGYAFLFSLTGYFGISFVLALIKIFGALLAVTVTTGRKAMTIVLSFLFFAKPFTFQYVWSGLLVVLGIFLNVYSKNMDKIRLPSVYNVIKKVTDMRKSRTLAQTV from the exons ATGGACAGAATCCAGCCTCGGAACGCGGAGGAGCGGGTGCAAGAG GTCCAGCTAGCAGAGGAAAGACAGGACCCAGCAGTGGAAAAGAGCAGAGACAAGGTTGCAGGCCTTGAATGTGACAAAGCAGAAACAATGGACCTCAAGTTCAACAACTCCAGGAAGTATGTCTCCATCACTGTGCCCTCTAAAACCCAGACAATGTCACCGCACATCAAGTCAGTTGAGGACGTCGTGGTGCTGGGCATGAACCTCAGCAAGTTTAACAAACTCACACAGTTTCTTATATGTGTTGCTGGAGTTTTTGTATTTTACCTAATTTATGGATACTTACAG GAGCTCATCTTTTCAGTGGATGGCTTTAAGCCTTATGGCTGGTACCTTACCTTAGTGCAGTTTGCCTTCTACTCCATATTTGGCCTAATAGAGCTCCAGCTCACTCAGGACAAAAGAAGAAG AATACCAGGAAAAACCTACATGATAATAGCTTTTCTAACTGTGGGTACTATGGGCTTATCAAACACTTCCTTGGGCTACCTGAATTACCCAACCCAAGTCATCTTCAAGTGCTGCAAACTGATTCCTGTTATGCTAGGAGGAGTTTTTATTCAAG GGAAGCGGTACAACCTTGCAGATGTGTCTGCTGCAGTGTGCATGAGCCTTGGCCTGATCTGGTTTACCCTTGCTGACAGCACAATTGCACCAAACTTTAATCTTACAG GTGTGATGCTTATCTCCCTGGCGCTGTGTGCAGATGCTGTCATTGGGAACGTTCAGGAGAAAGCTATGAAGCTACACAATGCTTCCAACTCTGAAATG GTTTTATATTCGTACTCAATTGGTTTTGTGTACATTTTGTTGGGATTGTCATGTACAAGTGGACTGGGCCCGGCTGTGGCATTTTGTTCAAAG AACCCTGTTCGGACTTATGGCTATGCCTTCCTGTTTTCCCTCACTGGATACTTTGGAATCTCCTTTGTTCTGGCCCTCATTAAAATCTTTGGCGCTCTTCTGGCTGTAACAG TGACAACAGGAAGGAAAGCAATGACCATTGTCCTGTCCTTTCTGTTCTTTGCTAAGCCGTTCACATTTCA gtaTGTATGGTCTGGCTTATTAGTTGTCCTTGGCATATTTCTCAATGTTTACAGCAAAAATATGGATAAAATAAGATTGCCATCGGTGTACAATGTGATAAAGAAAGTCACGGACATGAGAAAATCAAGGACGTTGGCACAGACTGTGTAG
- the Slc35b3 gene encoding adenosine 3'-phospho 5'-phosphosulfate transporter 2 isoform X2, which translates to MDLKFNNSRKYVSITVPSKTQTMSPHIKSVEDVVVLGMNLSKFNKLTQFLICVAGVFVFYLIYGYLQELIFSVDGFKPYGWYLTLVQFAFYSIFGLIELQLTQDKRRRIPGKTYMIIAFLTVGTMGLSNTSLGYLNYPTQVIFKCCKLIPVMLGGVFIQGKRYNLADVSAAVCMSLGLIWFTLADSTIAPNFNLTGVMLISLALCADAVIGNVQEKAMKLHNASNSEMVLYSYSIGFVYILLGLSCTSGLGPAVAFCSKNPVRTYGYAFLFSLTGYFGISFVLALIKIFGALLAVTVTTGRKAMTIVLSFLFFAKPFTFQYVWSGLLVVLGIFLNVYSKNMDKIRLPSVYNVIKKVTDMRKSRTLAQTV; encoded by the exons ATGGACCTCAAGTTCAACAACTCCAGGAAGTATGTCTCCATCACTGTGCCCTCTAAAACCCAGACAATGTCACCGCACATCAAGTCAGTTGAGGACGTCGTGGTGCTGGGCATGAACCTCAGCAAGTTTAACAAACTCACACAGTTTCTTATATGTGTTGCTGGAGTTTTTGTATTTTACCTAATTTATGGATACTTACAG GAGCTCATCTTTTCAGTGGATGGCTTTAAGCCTTATGGCTGGTACCTTACCTTAGTGCAGTTTGCCTTCTACTCCATATTTGGCCTAATAGAGCTCCAGCTCACTCAGGACAAAAGAAGAAG AATACCAGGAAAAACCTACATGATAATAGCTTTTCTAACTGTGGGTACTATGGGCTTATCAAACACTTCCTTGGGCTACCTGAATTACCCAACCCAAGTCATCTTCAAGTGCTGCAAACTGATTCCTGTTATGCTAGGAGGAGTTTTTATTCAAG GGAAGCGGTACAACCTTGCAGATGTGTCTGCTGCAGTGTGCATGAGCCTTGGCCTGATCTGGTTTACCCTTGCTGACAGCACAATTGCACCAAACTTTAATCTTACAG GTGTGATGCTTATCTCCCTGGCGCTGTGTGCAGATGCTGTCATTGGGAACGTTCAGGAGAAAGCTATGAAGCTACACAATGCTTCCAACTCTGAAATG GTTTTATATTCGTACTCAATTGGTTTTGTGTACATTTTGTTGGGATTGTCATGTACAAGTGGACTGGGCCCGGCTGTGGCATTTTGTTCAAAG AACCCTGTTCGGACTTATGGCTATGCCTTCCTGTTTTCCCTCACTGGATACTTTGGAATCTCCTTTGTTCTGGCCCTCATTAAAATCTTTGGCGCTCTTCTGGCTGTAACAG TGACAACAGGAAGGAAAGCAATGACCATTGTCCTGTCCTTTCTGTTCTTTGCTAAGCCGTTCACATTTCA gtaTGTATGGTCTGGCTTATTAGTTGTCCTTGGCATATTTCTCAATGTTTACAGCAAAAATATGGATAAAATAAGATTGCCATCGGTGTACAATGTGATAAAGAAAGTCACGGACATGAGAAAATCAAGGACGTTGGCACAGACTGTGTAG
- the Slc35b3 gene encoding adenosine 3'-phospho 5'-phosphosulfate transporter 2 isoform X3, translating to MDRIQPRNAEERVQEVQLAEERQDPAVEKSRDKVAGLECDKAETMDLKFNNSRKYVSITVPSKTQTMSPHIKSVEDVVVLGMNLSKFNKLTQFLICVAGVFVFYLIYGYLQELIFSVDGFKPYGWYLTLVQFAFYSIFGLIELQLTQDKRRRIPGKTYMIIAFLTVGTMGLSNTSLGYLNYPTQVIFKCCKLIPVMLGGVFIQGKRYNLADVSAAVCMSLGLIWFTLADSTIAPNFNLTGVMLISLALCADAVIGNVQEKAMKLHNASNSEMVLYSYSIGFVYILLGLSCTSGLGPAVAFCSKNPVRTYGYAFLFSLTGYFGISFVLALIKIFGALLAVTGMYGLAY from the exons ATGGACAGAATCCAGCCTCGGAACGCGGAGGAGCGGGTGCAAGAG GTCCAGCTAGCAGAGGAAAGACAGGACCCAGCAGTGGAAAAGAGCAGAGACAAGGTTGCAGGCCTTGAATGTGACAAAGCAGAAACAATGGACCTCAAGTTCAACAACTCCAGGAAGTATGTCTCCATCACTGTGCCCTCTAAAACCCAGACAATGTCACCGCACATCAAGTCAGTTGAGGACGTCGTGGTGCTGGGCATGAACCTCAGCAAGTTTAACAAACTCACACAGTTTCTTATATGTGTTGCTGGAGTTTTTGTATTTTACCTAATTTATGGATACTTACAG GAGCTCATCTTTTCAGTGGATGGCTTTAAGCCTTATGGCTGGTACCTTACCTTAGTGCAGTTTGCCTTCTACTCCATATTTGGCCTAATAGAGCTCCAGCTCACTCAGGACAAAAGAAGAAG AATACCAGGAAAAACCTACATGATAATAGCTTTTCTAACTGTGGGTACTATGGGCTTATCAAACACTTCCTTGGGCTACCTGAATTACCCAACCCAAGTCATCTTCAAGTGCTGCAAACTGATTCCTGTTATGCTAGGAGGAGTTTTTATTCAAG GGAAGCGGTACAACCTTGCAGATGTGTCTGCTGCAGTGTGCATGAGCCTTGGCCTGATCTGGTTTACCCTTGCTGACAGCACAATTGCACCAAACTTTAATCTTACAG GTGTGATGCTTATCTCCCTGGCGCTGTGTGCAGATGCTGTCATTGGGAACGTTCAGGAGAAAGCTATGAAGCTACACAATGCTTCCAACTCTGAAATG GTTTTATATTCGTACTCAATTGGTTTTGTGTACATTTTGTTGGGATTGTCATGTACAAGTGGACTGGGCCCGGCTGTGGCATTTTGTTCAAAG AACCCTGTTCGGACTTATGGCTATGCCTTCCTGTTTTCCCTCACTGGATACTTTGGAATCTCCTTTGTTCTGGCCCTCATTAAAATCTTTGGCGCTCTTCTGGCTGTAACAG gtaTGTATGGTCTGGCTTATTAG